Proteins encoded in a region of the Desulfurobacteriaceae bacterium genome:
- a CDS encoding flagellar biosynthetic protein FliQ: MGMTIKMTIETTPPMMRNSGANVFQLRLYFSACVFTTSLASVKSVKIKNSKINYSRARTVDIDIAADLIKRTLELAFLLTSPVLAAIFVIGIVISIFQAATQINEMTLTFVPKLLLALLIMYFLSNWFLISVSDFTKEIWTQIPEFVR; this comes from the coding sequence ATGGGAATGACCATTAAAATGACGATAGAAACAACACCGCCTATGATGAGAAATTCGGGGGCTAATGTTTTCCAGTTAAGACTATACTTTTCTGCCTGTGTGTTCACGACGTCCCTTGCAAGTGTTAAAAGTGTTAAAATTAAAAATAGTAAAATAAATTATAGCAGGGCAAGAACGGTGGATATTGATATTGCCGCAGACCTAATAAAGAGAACCTTAGAGCTGGCCTTTCTTCTAACTTCTCCGGTGCTTGCAGCTATATTTGTAATAGGTATAGTCATAAGCATTTTTCAAGCGGCAACCCAAATAAACGAGATGACCTTAACCTTTGTTCCCAAACTGCTTTTAGCCCTTCTAATAATGTACTTTCTTTCAAACTGGTTTTTAATCTCCGTCTCAGACTTTACAAAAGAAATTTGGACACAGATACCGGAATTTGTAAGATGA
- a CDS encoding flagellar protein FliS, producing the protein MINPNNVYGKYQTATLTPEEAVLRLHEKLLERMETIEKAIKTIQSLEPKDFEKKKENLELISKELELILESVDAIKGMLSEETPEELKKKLESVYNIFKVTVIVACYHEDTKKLNEARKILLPLYEGWKEYVEKS; encoded by the coding sequence ATGATTAACCCTAACAACGTGTACGGTAAATATCAAACTGCTACTTTAACTCCCGAAGAAGCAGTTCTCAGACTTCATGAGAAGCTCCTTGAAAGGATGGAAACTATAGAGAAAGCTATCAAAACTATACAATCTCTTGAGCCCAAAGACTTTGAAAAGAAAAAAGAAAATTTAGAGTTGATTTCTAAAGAACTAGAACTGATACTTGAAAGTGTAGATGCAATAAAGGGTATGCTCAGCGAGGAAACTCCGGAAGAGCTGAAGAAAAAGTTAGAATCGGTTTACAACATTTTTAAAGTTACTGTAATCGTCGCCTGTTACCACGAAGATACCAAAAAACTTAACGAAGCGAGGAAAATTTTGCTTCCTTTGTACGAAGGTTGGAAGGAATACGTTGAAAAAAGCTAA